ATCCGACCCGAATTCAGAATATGTAACTTCAGTCAAGAAGTCAGTATCGCACTTGTAGACTTGAAAGAACTCACCTAACATTGTAGTTGAAATATTTTGCAGGATGTCTCGCGCTGTCCAGGAACGAATACATCATCCTCTGGGAAAAAGCGATCTTTACAACCTGACATCCAAAGGTCAATATCTAAAAACCCTTACGAATATTCTCCACGATTTCACGGATAAAGTCATTGGGGAACGGAGGGATCAATTACTATCCAACACGAAGATTGACCAAGGGAGTCGTATGAACTTTTTAGATATTTTGCTTCATGCGACAGCAGGTGGAAAGCCTCTGACAAATGCTGATATACGGGAAGAGGTCGATACTTTTATGTTTGAAGGACACGACACTACTGCTTCAGGAATAGCATTTACACTTTATTTGCTATCTAGAAATGCCGATGTTCAAGAGAAACTTTATCAAGAATTGGAGAACGCTTTTGGCAGTAAAGACGAAATGGGAATCACCAATAAGAATATAAGTGGGCTTGAATACTTGGATATGGTAATAAAAGAGAGTCTGCGAATGTTTCCCCCGGTCCCAGGTATCGGACGACAACTGATGGAGGATACGCTGATAGGTATACGAAAACCACCTACTCCTTTTGGAACAACTTTCAACCACTAATTTATTTCTCTAATGTGATTTTTAGGAGGTGTTACAGTTCCCGCTGGTGTTAACCTAATATTGTCAATCTACAGAATGCAACACGATCCAACTAATTATCCTGATCCTGAAAAATTTGATCCAGAGCGATTTAGTTCGCAGTCAGACAGCAAGCGTACATTTGCATACGTTCCCTTCAGTGCCGGAGGACGGAACTGCATTGGTCAGAAATTTGCTTTATTGGACTTGAAAACATCAGTTGCAAAAGTGATAATGAACTTCAAGTTATTACCTGGACCAGAAGTAATTTTGCAAGGAGATCTTATCCTAAAAGCATCAAATGGTATCCGCATTCGATTGGAACAACGATAATATTATTCTTTAATGAACTTAACTATTTCTACTCATTCTACTCATAAATGGTTGTCGCtaattctaaataaaattaaaataatgtttTATATAAAAGTAGTGTATTACTATCCTtggaaattgattagaaactcTTTCTATGTTGATCCCAGAAGTGAAGTGAGAAAAGTATAGGCCATCGCCTAGTGCACAATGTGACGGTGGCGGTAAAGTACACCATGAGGGAAGAAAAGACTATGAGAAACGAAACGTAGTTCAAAAGAGGCTCCTTAAAGGTAACATTTTATCGTGTTGAGAAGAGTCGGTTTCGCGGCAGGGAAGCATAGAACTCTCTTTTAGAAAAAACCCGAATTGCAGGCATCAATTCTCTTAATAGGCCTTTAGCATTTACATGATCTTTCATAGAAAAGTTCAAAAGGTTTAAATCTTGATGGTTAGTTGAGATCCGTTTTTTACGAAATTAATTTATATGGTTGCCGACATCCTCCGCTTACACCACCCCTACGCCCCATCGTTGTTGTTTCGCCAATATGTGCTTTAGTTTTCTTGTGGTCTTCTCTAGAAGTCCGCACTCCTCCGCAACTTCTCAACGTTATGTGTTTTTAGTCCAACCCCCTCTGAGATAGCGGAATCAATCCTTTTCaaagttttatgtgaaacaaaaccttattagaatcgattcgacgtctgtctgtccatttaTTCGGAATCTGCAaaaccgattgtcaccaaatttggtgagaacgtgtgccCTGCGAATCCATTTACATATAGCcagtagcgccattttgtgttgaggttAAGGGGGGgggcccatacatgcgaaagggggttaacattttttaaagaatatggccatgtgggttatcaaatgaaaaggctcaagtcgcacttttcgaaactggtatttgatatcgggtgaagcaTAGGGGAGTAAGAGCTCAAAATAAGACCACCAAAAAGTGcaacagtggtgtatctaaacgaaatctaggccccaaaaaaacatcccattccgatatcttcacaaataaagttaataatagtatgatggcgaaaatcattttggaaaatttagtgTGACGTCAATTTAAATCGTAGTTATAACAATTAGCCAGGACATTTTAGTTACGATAATTGTTAATAGATGACTCTAATGTTCACAAAGTCAGTCTggttctagagttagaacagatcgcgtcgggtatgaatacgcctcgaattgtactagttaaagaattgttctataattaattatacagtacgattgtataatttagtgtttaataaacGTTTGtagtattcgacatcaacaacggtctacgacaaggggatgcgctatcatgcgtcctctttaacctggccctcgagaaggtgatccgtgatgctgaggtgaatgcaagaggtacgatcctcttcaagtccacccaactactggcctatgctgacgatatcgacatcatgggaagaaccacccgagacgttcaaactgccttcatccagatcgagcaggcggcgcgagatcttgggctgcacatcaatgaaggcaagacaaaatacatggtggcaacgtcagcaccgaagacgaatcaaccaacaacatcaaaccgcactggtcaaacacaagcacgaacaagaataaggataggggaatacaattttgagaccgttgacaatttctcctatctagggtcgaaaatcacaaccgataacaactacgatgatgaaatccgcgcacagttgttgtcagccaacagagcctacttcagcttacaaagactgttccgctcgaaacgtctcaccatagggtcaaagctcttactgtacaagactatgatcttgccagtcctcatgtattccttggaaacttgggttcctagcaagaaaaattgcgaactcttggccgcgttcgagagaagaatccttcgaagaatttttggccccctacatgaggatggacgattccgtagcctacacaatgacgaaatctatgagcgataccatgaccgtcaggttgtggataaaatccggctcaataggttacggtgggcgggtcacttaatccgtatggatgaagatgatcccacccggaaagtctataagggcaatatctatggtaggaaaagaagacgaggcagaccctgcctaagatggagcgatggcgtgggccaggatgccagacagcttttagggatatcgaattggtggacctcggcgcaaaaccgggatgtctggagttccttattaaggcaggcctagaccggataccggttgttgcgccgttgatgagtaaagttatagaaggaagtcgtaacaattggtgacagcggtagAAGTACGTAGAGGAAATAGGTAATAGTATGttggcatattttagaaattcagccggaacccccccttaagttcatgctagaagtgcaAACTAAAGACTAATGACACAATATTGGTTTAATAATAATTACACCTGAGTAAATATTGCAGCTTCAGCAAATGCGTTCCGGTGCATCCGGTAGAATTCTGCTTAGCAGGTAGCGCGTGTTAtaactgctgacttgttgacgGGGTTGGTTGCGCCTGTTGTTACAATTTGCTGACCTTGAAATGGTAActtatatgctaatgaagctttgggctagttcctaattcagatagataaatTTGTACATAAAACCAgcgatattcaatatacgtactgtatatatcatatgtatgtttttgtgcacgaagtaagtcgcaaatatgtgtacgatcgactcatatacgtgcatgtataagtacagtattcggaaatagataatgtttgtttgtttagggtgagcataatatctatgtctgtaatatgtacgtatatcttatagtttgaaaaaaaaatatgaaggaatattttttgggtttttagcgatCGTCTTACATCGCTTAACCATCGTATGTCCAGCCAGTATCCTTGAATTTCCCGTTTAAATTGAATTCAGCCAGCATTCTGGAGAACCTCGATGGCGCCGTCAGGAAGCGtttgcacattccagaaaccaattataaACCGTTAACGAAAGTGAAAAGTTGATGCCGATTAATCAGTCCGGGTCCGATGCGGTTTCCAAACCATAATAACATTCAAGATTTATACTTTTCTAACCCCCTAATCGCTATCCTCATTAGTCGCCATTTGAGACAAGTATTGAAAACTTTCGGTGAACGTtcatcatgatcaacggcgcCCTGTCTTGCCCTGCTTTAATAACGAACTTCAGACGtcctggttttgcgctgaggccAAAACTATACGTCATCGCTTCATTTGAGGCAACGTCTACCAGGTCTCTTTTtctaccttatagactttccacgcCGGATGATCCCCACCCATACGGACTAAGCGACCCTTTTACCGCAAACTATTGTtcgtaaatttcgtcgttatggagaGTAGTTGACCGTCCATCGGCATGTGTAAGAGGTGGCTAAAATTTCTTTGGCGGGTTCTCCTTTCGAATGCGTCTAATAGGCCCCAGacactgtcaaacaatttgCGCAACCGGGCGATGCGCAACGTTGCGTTGTCCAATTGCATTTCCCACTCacttagtgaaattttgttcaaacattagtAACAAGTTGGGAACAGTACGAGTAACATGCCATTAAAATGATATTGAGGGGCAGGGAGTAAGagggtgccccccccccccctcgataGCCCCCTTCCACATTGGAACGATAATTACTCTAACAGTTTATTTAGATTCGAAACTTTTCAGAGTGCCGTAACTTTAAGACAAGTGGAAAGAAGGGAAATTTGTTTCCTTCTATATATTCTCTTTACACTCTTGCTCTCTGAGGTATGGTTGCAAACCCAACTTTGCCATCATGATGTCAAAATACCACTCATTAGACGGAGGGAATGAGAAAGAGGACATCCTTTATTACTGCGgaaatagggctcaaaatttaACCCTATCGTTTAAAGGGATGGTGACCGTCGTTGTCTTTTAACGGGGTTAGGAAAAGAGAACCTTTCTTCTCTTCCCATTCTATCCTCCTCGCGGGATaaccttgaaaattcaacctggtAATGCCGACGTAAAAGGAACCCCGCTTTGAATGGCCATAACATTGTAAGGGCGATGGGCGCATCAAATTCCCCCCCTATATTTCAGCAGTCGGCTGAAAAATATTGCGCAACGAAGCACAATATGTCCACACAACACATCGCGTTGCACAAAGAAGacttcaaacatgtttgaaatttgGGCAACGCCTCAAACGCGCCCATACGCTCAATTTCTTTgatagtgtatgggccctataagCGTTCacaattttctttcttctctaaGAACCCACGTCTCCAAAGAATACGTAAAGACTGGTGAGATAATTGttttgtacagaaagagctctGATCTTATGATAAGATATTTTgagtggttgtgattttccacttgAGCAACGGTTTCAAAATTATATACTCCTATCTTTACTGATCTCACttgaccagtgccgtttgatTCCTTTACTCTTTTGGTTTTTAGTGATGACGTTACTATTATATATTTCgacttgtcttcattaatgtgcagcccaacatcttGCGCCGTCTGCTTACGTGGATGAAAGTCAATATCGTctgtataggccagtagttggagaGGCTGGCAGATCACATTTTCCAAGGCCAGATTACAAACCATGCAAGATAGGGCATCAATTTgttttagactgttgttgatagtAAATCGTGTCGAAAGTGATCTTGCGGTTTTCATTTGACCTGACACATTGTTTTATGGGTCAGTTTAATCAATTCTATTAATTTAGCcaggacaccgaattctctcaaggctgTGTACCCTGGGTATTATAGGTGGCCTCAGATTAAACGAAAAAttgatgcaactgatgaccatattccagcaggTATTCCAACGCTTACTGAAAAGAGATCTTCAGATatattactgatttgcctggagtgaacccttTTTGATACTGGCCGATGATGTTTTGAGCCGCCATCAGGCCTAGTAATACAGCGGAGCATATcctatatatggtactcagcaacctgattCGTTATCCCGAATCTTGACGataagttgatgagccacttagtgcagttggttgcctccatattcaacttgTTTCTTCCACGGCTAGTAGTGGCAGTTGTCAGATGGACGATACTActaaaactttaattttaggaaatataattttcacgTATGAACCACTCTGgctattttaatattattttcgaTGAAAATTGAAGATATTAGAACaaatggtaaaacttctgctgcAAGTGTCATATGCTGGATGACAGAATTCTTATTGTAACCAGtgacaaccatatatgtatatttaactAATGTTTTCTTTATTATGGGAAGCTTTGAGCTCTTATCAGTTCTGGGTACGCTATGTAGGCGTTCCAAATACCTGTAGATAAACTGGTATGGTTGATGGTTATTAAATACAATGCACAGTGCCTCACCATTATAGAGGCAAAACTGATACGTTTATCTAAGATCTGAAATTTGCATCCATTGTGAGAAAAGTATAAGAGGGTCAAAGTAACAATAGCTTGATATGCTAGACGGTGATTTATGAATCTCTGGACTGCACCTAGACCATACTTATGAGCAAAAAAATTTGCGAACCCATTCTAGGCGGGTCTGCTACCAAACAAGACTAACTTTTTTCCTGATATAATCAGGTGGAATACCCGGTggattgtttctgcttcccagTTATTTTTAACAGTAAAGTATTAGTAGAACTGATTAGATAACATTTGATGATAAGCGTCGACTGCAGTCGATGTCTGATGCGTCAATGTCAATAAGCCATTTATATGATAACGGGGAATTGTGCACGTACCGGCTTGGCAATCATATCAGAACCTGAAATACTAGATTGGAGAAATCCGCGAGAAGTTCCTATAAATGCCAATTGAtcgaaattggaaaataaagacaaaaaaaaacagttagaataccggaagctgggcgtttcgggtttaaaggttttgtgtttatctttcttTGGGTTGGCTAATTTGCGAAAGTCGATCCTATCTCACTTTGAGTGTTTACACTTAGTTTCTATATGTCCACCTAGTTTCGTTTGCATCGGTGTAGACGCTTTGGAGAAAactgtgtgtgacagacagaccgtgaggttttgttttacacaaattggTATGATACTAGCATTCAAAAtcatagaatgcaataaattgacacaaaaatgacaactttgacctattataaccctgttaataatagtgcgatttccaccaaagttatCAGTGTCGTGCTCTAAAGTATAGCCTCTATTGctctacacaaaacctgaaaaaaggataataattAAGGCAAATATCAACTGCAATTTATCGATCTTAACCACACATTAACTTATAAAGAATAAAAACCCTTTACTTGCTGCGACCGagtataatttaattaattgcgAAGATCCATTTCGGGCACTAACTACTTGCATTGGCCCCGCCTTCTGCCacgtataatatatggtatttttcatggctactgtATTACCAGTGCAATGTACCAGTGCACTGTGACGATTTTTAAATATCGTTTTTTACCCTTGACATATTTCGAAAGTATACCATATTGAAAATGTTCAATGAAAATTTaagattgaaataaaaaaaatattcctaaaGTTGTAACACAAAGAATGCAGCGCGCCGCAATaggaataaaaatagaaattgaCTTCAGTCGTGTcttctataagatatcctcgaTACTATATTGTTATAGCTAGTTGACTAAGGTTTGggcattatttaaaaatatatattataaaaaaataagaaatcgaCAGAGTATTCGACAAGGAATTTTGAAACATCTCATCAGTAAGTTTTGTTATGAAAAATCTATTATCAAAATTTTAAACGTTTTACTTGAAACCACGTTCCGGGGAAGCACTCACAAAAACTATACTTAGTCGATTTGCTGAAATTCGAATCCTTTATTCTACACGCCCtgccgattattattattattttgcaaaGGGAAATTCGCACCacatccttaaagaactattgtgccccttttactggttatagtgtacctattgatcattatatctcaagcaggccgtCAGGACCGTCAGGAACTCCAATATGTTTccgtccctgcttccttcttggttagttcgtccgctgcctcgttgcctcccaacccagcatggtctggaagtatccagaccttgttggacgaaccgaatgtattcagtccctcaaggcattcccataccagtttagagtttacctcgttggacctaaatgccttgatcgctggttagctatcggtgagaatagctatgatctgtcccctgtagttcctttgcagattaaaggaggcacatttgtctatggcgtatatttccgcctggaatatgctagtgtacctgcccattggctcaaagtacattttccttggaccaatgacaccggcacccgctccctctgctgtgagggatccgtcagtgtaccaagtaatcagttgctggtttaagccgtatgtcgcaggcacgctctcccagtttgccttgttactccagcgtatttcaaacttcttatcgaagtcaaacctcgttgtcatgttatcccttggtatcagtaatttgggataccgcttagaaagaatatcaattttccttcggtttaggcagctccccgcgtcACTGATGCtctcgccatcctgaatattgcacttcttgcctgtatctgtatgtatagatggagaggggttaatactagaaggacctccagggatgccgttgggcatgtcctcattgccctactgatacacacgtaagccagtctttggtgcttatgtaattccctggcttgtgtgctgagttcggttctttctgcccagattaccgcaccataggtaatcattgaccttactattgcagtatatctccaaagtagtatcttcgggttgcaaccccattttttcctgctatggatctagaaGTTATCAGAGCCCTCATGGCTTTCCGGCAAGTGCCCTGCCGATATGTGGAGCCTCAAAAATACTTGATCTTCTAATAATAgactttttttaataataaaaaatacgattttgaatttttttttcacgaaataaaaaacttttaaaaaatatcttcatatttgaGGTTCTGCATATTTCCAATAGAATAGAAAGAAATTCTCCAAGTGAAACCATCTCTTTTTCAAGGAGTCTACTTTGGTCATAAGAAACATATATACACATACAGACATAACAGACATAAAACGATGTTTTTTTCGTAGAGACGCACTTGGACTTCCGTCCAGTAAAAATGGATTCACATCGAATGGGAGGAATACCTATGGTTTTCCGcgatatttttctattttcaatcaaggaggatttatctaaaacaaaaaattttgtAGCTCGGAAGATTTTCCTTATTTAATTGCTTCGTGCAGTGTCTGAATTTTCGACGATTGAATAACCCTAAACGTGCAAAGTCACCAAGCGTGAGGAAGGGTTTTTCCTGCAACACTTTTGCTTGAAATTGTATTTCACCGGGTGGGGTACTTCGGAAATTACTCAAGGTTTGGGAAGGGTTTTGCGTTCAGTGTAGGGAAGACGCAGCGCTAACTGTCGACTCTAAAtgtttttgttggttttcttttcaattttgggTGAATTGTGTACGGTTCTGACGAAATGCTGTTCTCCAAGGAGTGTTGGCCGGACTGTATCATTGGCCGCATGTAGATAATGTATTAAGTATTTAAACGGCTCCGTGCTCACTCCACAGATTGGGAACTTTGGGCTGATAATCGAGTCGTCCACGAGTAGCGCGTGCATGACCGGAATcataaagtgatccgtgatgctgaggtaaatgcaagaggtacgattctctttaagtccacccaactaacaTGGGAagaacgtacaaactgccttcatccagatcgagcggccggcgattagcgcgagatcttgggctgcacattaatgaaggcaagacacagtatatggtggcaacgtcagcaccaagaaccaaacaaccaacagcatcaaaccgcactgctcaaacgggaagaataaagatagatgaatacaactttgagaccgttgataatttctcctatctagggtcgaaaatcacaaccgataacagctacgatgatgaaatccgcgcacggttgttggtagccaacagagcctatttcagtttacaaaaactgttccactggaaatgtctcaccatagggttaaagctcttactatacaagacaatgatcttgccagtcctcatgtattcctcggagacttggggtcttagcaaaaagaattgcatactcttggccgcgttcgaaagaagaatcctccgaagaatttttggccatctacatgaggatggacgacactgtagcctatataacgacgaaatctatgagcgataccatgcgatgaagttgtggaaaaaatccggctcaataggttacgatgggcgggtcccttaatccgtgtggaagaggatggtccagcccggatagtatataagggcaatatctatggtagaaaaagaagacgaggcagaccctacctgagatggagcgtaggtcagaacgtcagacagcttttaggtatatcgaattagtggacctggagttccttattaagataggCCTAGAACGAATACCGTattttacgccgttgatgatcataTCATTTGGAACAGCTGAGTGGTTTCCGGATGTTATAAATTTTTACCTTAACTAAGGTCTATTCTCATCTGTAGAAATGGACACGATTGTCAACACGCTGAGCTTTGCTTCCGGAGACTCACGGcttcacgcgcgcggtcgacccactttttttattttctaggtttatctcgcgttctggtttatttCCTTAAGCCGCCGCGAAGTCCCTTGTTCGTTTATTAGatccatttattatttttagatcCATTGCGGACGTACTCATCGGTATACGCACGTTGTTTTTGTAAAAATACTGAGggatcgaagcgttcaacggAGGCCCCCCACCCACTCGTGAacttggctagcacagaggcatgcaaggaCTTGCCAACCAAGCGCTTTAAtcgagcttcaatatttgcgggcagcCCTTGACGGTCAGCTATCCAATTTCTCTTAGGTTTTGGAATAGcccttccctctaggtcgtcttcggccactcaggatatTTGTTCGACCACCCCAATTCAGGATTGTTCATTACActatttttacatattttttttgccAAGTCGTAATGacttttttcaacaaaaccacATTCTTCGATTAtgttgagcgcaaatccgcccatactattgaccagagctgaaaatatttttttgagaactgcggcgtcctaagtccgcatcaacttgattccggaccgaaccaaatggggagcaagttactccctctttttttggtccacgaaccccACGTTTAGGACtcagcacccaaactttcaaaatattaggcgatgtttcttaccagggcagaggcaaatattcagacgctgcctcacctctgccctgggtgcAATtctcaaaataatattttcagctctggccaagttctgttcaagctctggtcaatagtatggacggatttgcgctcaatataatcgaagaatgtggtcatgttgcgttctgcgaattatataaagtgagCACTATATAtatgcgagccgcttcggtcacgctgctcccagggcagaggtgaggcagcgtctgacgatttgcatctgccctggtaagaaaccgtaaagccgtcatcgccttatattttgaaagtttgggtgctaagccctaaacgaggcgtccgtggaccaaaagaagagggagtaagttgctccccatttggtccgatcccgACTTAGGACcctgcaattctcaaaaaaatatgtatatgtatgcgtTTGTCCACAAAGTAAATTGGAAGTGTAGGAAGATGCGTTACTTTAATGTATAAtagatgcgcacatatatatgcatgcatcgtcatgTAGTCATAgtgaatgtttatttatttagggTGACCaaagtatttatgtcgttgatttgtATGAAGATAAGTgaatcttggagtttggcaaaatatggcggactattttgtattcttagctatatacgaatggaaaatcatgcatacagagtttctcacataagataaacacaaagcctttatacccgaagccccctacctagctcgtaatgtatatgcccAATTTATAGTATGTTATGTACCATGAAACTATCCACTGTAGTGTAATCCTGCCATTCAAAGtattagattgcagtaaatttgcgtaAAATCATCAaacttgacctattataactttgttactaatagtgcgatttccacccaaCTTTATAATaacatgttctatattatagccccGTTTGCATCaaatcataacgcagttctgcattggttgatagcattgtcccgagatatttataatatttatatatatatgcattcaGTATGCCCGATATTAAATTTGATGTGATGCTgaaattttatctcttagggagcaGTAATTAACCCTAAAGGGGCAATTTTAATCGTTAATGTTAACGTTAATATGTGATGGTAGGATCTTATCTAAACATTCAATTTATGGTGTTCCATATTAAAACCTAggatctaggataaacttaaggggcgttCGTAATAAATTtgccaaatataataatataccaaTATTAAGgagattattttgaggcctatttGCGATGCGCATGGGccccataattttttttaattgtttcgATTGTTTAGTTTCTGCGAATGAAATGAGTGACTATTTTTAgacccgcactcctcctctttaTACCACACACATTTTGCATGCGCCTTCTGCACTACATGCGTGGGAGTTCATCAACGgcgcggtatccggtctaggtctgccgtaataaggaactccagactcccggttttgcgccgaggtccaccaattcgatatccctaaaagctgtctggcatcctggcctacgccattgctccatcttaggcagggtctgcctcgtcttctttttctaccatagatattgcccttatagactttccgggtgggatcatcctcattcatacggattaagtgacccgcccaccgaaacctattgagccgggattttatccacaaccggatggtatcgctcatagattccgtcgttatgtaggctacggaatcgtccatcctgatgtagaaggccaaaaattcttcggaggattcttctgtcgaacgcggcgagatcgcaatttttgttgctaagaacccaagtttccaaggaatacatgaggactggcaagatcatggtcttacgtacagtaagagctttgatcctatggtgagacgt
The DNA window shown above is from Hermetia illucens chromosome 5, iHerIll2.2.curated.20191125, whole genome shotgun sequence and carries:
- the LOC119656500 gene encoding probable cytochrome P450 4d14, giving the protein MILIVLFTLVVAYAANFLYKKWKVYRLLVDNFKTPQRHPIFGTLTIFRGTAPEIFKTFQSLFGKYGKNFVLTRPILDAQIVISDAKDIEAILANPNTKKARKSSSYQALEPWLGTGLLTAYGDKWFTRRKIITPSFHFSILDGFVDVMSKQSDILIKHLTSMATKGEVDIYPIVNAFALDVICETSMGVTVNAQSDPNSEYVTSVKKMSRAVQERIHHPLGKSDLYNLTSKGQYLKTLTNILHDFTDKVIGERRDQLLSNTKIDQGSRMNFLDILLHATAGGKPLTNADIREEVDTFMFEGHDTTASGIAFTLYLLSRNADVQEKLYQELENAFGSKDEMGITNKNISGLEYLDMVIKESLRMFPPVPGIGRQLMEDTLIGGVTVPAGVNLILSIYRMQHDPTNYPDPEKFDPERFSSQSDSKRTFAYVPFSAGGRNCIGQKFALLDLKTSVAKVIMNFKLLPGPEVILQGDLILKASNGIRIRLEQR